The following are encoded together in the Gemmatimonadaceae bacterium genome:
- a CDS encoding GWxTD domain-containing protein — protein sequence MSQSIALLSLICGSAAGLAAQIPAPLRPTTDPVALRAEALAVAGDSTGAMAFLDSAMRAQPKNAAAWHQYGLLHWAMAASGRRGGYIGDARVLNLLRGADSALRLATKFAPDSAQYWVTLGRFNLQSDVASMHFAASRQMENALKAATRVNDSLFMAMGADEVGSAIWRRYELVTNRAMTTDGNHVQLAGPNNKWRRDRGADYVATFAKKIEPATGVADYLAGLERFRAAVAAGPTHLRYSRHLFMALAEGRRWPELLASATERATRSPFDFQARLAQGLALHRLGRDGPARAAFDTALVQMDESDRARLLRLTRILRPRPSAETVGGIGDSIAFTALSLGQRNAVESMYWLLNDPLSTTRENEYQLEFFSRVVYAEFRWSDEDLGVRGADTDRGDIYVRYGPPDVEITVPGKSSVQQYKDTAGNLQMSTNEDGGATLIWSYRLGYTFFFDMAAGFGTARVPVVDRQFVADVKNASPVSWNNLGLVSRVDSMDVRVARFRAPGDSADVVVAANVSLESLLRDVEIVDPEVSIDFRVYDAFARTNGAESTRASLNADSVTKTATRAWVRRIGKGINMVRVEAMQRDVGRAARATLRAEPDTTKGFGLSDVLLANARLHAPPANVTSWRMLGVEPSNGVVRSGARIGLAWEIYELAEQAQANTYRVSIAVERVKRVGAAALALRVLDGLGSVLRQGESGSDRLVLSFDRKVAASATQVEYIALDWLGESRGEYRLRIEVADINGQKKSARETSFTIR from the coding sequence ATGTCCCAGTCTATTGCGTTACTGTCGTTGATCTGCGGGAGTGCCGCCGGACTGGCCGCCCAGATTCCCGCGCCCCTGCGTCCAACCACGGATCCGGTGGCTCTGCGCGCCGAGGCGTTGGCCGTGGCCGGCGATTCCACCGGCGCGATGGCGTTTCTCGACTCGGCCATGCGCGCGCAACCGAAGAACGCCGCGGCCTGGCATCAGTACGGGCTGCTGCACTGGGCCATGGCGGCCTCGGGTCGCCGCGGCGGTTACATCGGCGACGCTCGCGTGCTCAACCTGCTTCGTGGCGCGGACAGTGCCTTGCGACTGGCCACCAAGTTCGCCCCCGATAGCGCGCAATACTGGGTGACGCTGGGACGATTCAACCTGCAGTCGGATGTCGCGTCGATGCACTTTGCGGCGTCTCGGCAGATGGAGAATGCGCTGAAGGCCGCGACGCGCGTGAACGATTCGTTGTTCATGGCGATGGGGGCCGATGAGGTGGGCAGTGCCATCTGGCGCCGGTATGAGCTGGTGACGAATCGCGCGATGACCACCGACGGCAATCACGTGCAGTTGGCGGGACCCAACAACAAATGGCGTCGCGATCGAGGCGCGGATTACGTGGCCACCTTCGCAAAGAAAATCGAACCGGCAACGGGCGTGGCGGACTATCTGGCCGGACTGGAGCGCTTCCGTGCCGCGGTGGCCGCAGGTCCAACGCACCTGCGCTACAGCCGGCACTTGTTCATGGCGCTGGCCGAGGGTCGTCGCTGGCCGGAGCTGCTGGCCTCGGCCACCGAACGGGCGACGCGATCACCCTTTGATTTTCAGGCCCGTCTCGCACAGGGACTCGCGCTGCATCGGCTGGGTCGCGACGGACCAGCGCGCGCGGCGTTTGACACGGCGCTTGTGCAGATGGACGAGTCCGATCGCGCGCGCCTGTTGCGCCTCACCCGGATATTGCGCCCGCGTCCGTCGGCCGAGACCGTTGGCGGTATTGGCGATTCCATCGCGTTCACCGCATTGTCGCTTGGGCAGCGCAACGCGGTGGAGTCGATGTACTGGCTGCTCAATGATCCGTTGTCGACCACCAGGGAAAACGAGTACCAGCTGGAGTTCTTCTCACGCGTGGTGTACGCGGAGTTCCGGTGGAGCGACGAGGATCTGGGGGTGCGTGGCGCGGACACCGATCGCGGCGATATCTACGTGCGGTATGGACCACCCGACGTGGAGATCACGGTGCCCGGCAAGTCCAGCGTGCAACAGTACAAGGACACCGCCGGCAATCTGCAGATGTCCACCAATGAAGACGGTGGTGCCACGCTGATCTGGTCATACCGGTTGGGCTACACCTTCTTCTTCGACATGGCGGCGGGTTTTGGCACCGCGCGCGTGCCCGTGGTGGATCGACAGTTCGTTGCGGATGTCAAGAACGCCTCTCCCGTGTCGTGGAACAATCTGGGGCTGGTGAGTCGCGTGGACAGCATGGATGTGCGCGTGGCGCGCTTTCGCGCACCGGGCGACTCGGCCGACGTGGTGGTGGCTGCCAACGTGTCCTTGGAGTCGTTGCTGCGCGACGTGGAGATTGTGGACCCGGAAGTGTCCATCGACTTTCGCGTGTACGACGCCTTTGCGCGCACGAATGGCGCCGAGTCGACGCGGGCCTCGTTGAATGCGGATTCGGTGACGAAGACGGCCACGCGCGCATGGGTGCGGCGCATTGGCAAAGGGATCAATATGGTGCGCGTGGAGGCGATGCAGCGCGACGTGGGGCGCGCGGCACGCGCCACATTGCGGGCGGAACCCGACACGACCAAGGGCTTTGGACTCAGTGATGTGCTGCTGGCCAACGCACGATTGCACGCCCCCCCGGCCAATGTCACCAGCTGGCGCATGCTTGGCGTCGAGCCGTCCAACGGCGTCGTCCGGTCGGGCGCCCGAATTGGACTGGCCTGGGAGATTTACGAACTCGCCGAACAGGCGCAGGCGAACACCTATCGTGTGTCCATTGCGGTGGAACGTGTCAAACGTGTGGGCGCGGCGGCGTTGGCCCTGCGCGTGCTGGACGGACTGGGGTCAGTGCTCCGCCAGGGCGAAAGCGGTTCGGATCGACTGGTGCTGTCGTTTGATCGCAAGGTCGCGGCGAGCGCGACGCAGGTGGAGTACATCGCGCTGGACTGGCTGGGCGAGTCGCGCGGCGAGTATCGGCTGCGCATTGAGGTGGCAGATATCAACGGACAGAAGAAGAGCGCGCGTGAAACGTCGTTCACTATTCGCTGA
- a CDS encoding polymer-forming cytoskeletal protein encodes MTPVAVFALVLAGTIAWIAIPFIPAMMELVRPRDASPLNAVGQDSGMLTYFATSFTTRMTAEGLLGTSVPPRLSDGSLVRVHNAMTPLAPARTPITDVVVLMDDTPIPAGTSVATECLARRTFHGGANSSFRAILGQRDVKLGQGTTVLRWVHANGRLEAATGTYLMGRATSDREILLETGVQFDRLDAPMVRVGGGGTLETPIMPVSAYSPFTPDNAISLGAGYWRVRGDLTIPADTSLAGSLIVIGNVVVSEGARVEGSIKAHGSMHIKTGAVVVGAVSARGRIVIEDGARLSGPVISETSVVVGAAVVGVASKRTTVTAPRVELRTGATVYGAVMAGDGGASVK; translated from the coding sequence ATGACGCCCGTCGCCGTGTTTGCGCTGGTGCTGGCCGGAACCATCGCCTGGATCGCGATTCCCTTCATTCCCGCCATGATGGAACTCGTCCGCCCCAGGGATGCGTCGCCGCTCAACGCCGTGGGGCAGGACTCCGGAATGCTGACGTACTTCGCGACGTCGTTTACGACCCGCATGACGGCCGAAGGATTGCTGGGCACCTCGGTGCCGCCACGTTTGTCCGATGGCAGCCTGGTGCGCGTGCACAACGCCATGACCCCACTGGCACCCGCCCGCACACCGATCACCGATGTCGTGGTGCTGATGGATGACACACCAATTCCGGCAGGCACGAGTGTGGCCACCGAGTGTCTGGCCCGGCGCACGTTTCATGGCGGCGCCAATAGCAGCTTTCGCGCCATCCTGGGCCAACGCGATGTGAAGCTGGGGCAAGGCACCACTGTGTTGCGTTGGGTGCATGCCAACGGCCGCTTGGAAGCCGCCACCGGCACCTACCTCATGGGGCGCGCCACATCCGATCGCGAAATCCTACTGGAAACCGGTGTGCAGTTTGACCGACTGGACGCGCCGATGGTGCGCGTGGGCGGTGGCGGCACGCTGGAAACCCCCATCATGCCGGTGTCGGCGTATTCGCCATTCACCCCGGATAATGCCATCTCGCTGGGCGCCGGCTACTGGCGCGTGCGCGGCGACCTGACCATTCCTGCTGACACGTCGCTGGCCGGATCGCTGATCGTGATTGGCAACGTGGTGGTGAGCGAGGGCGCTCGTGTGGAAGGGTCCATCAAGGCCCACGGCAGCATGCACATCAAGACCGGTGCGGTGGTCGTTGGCGCCGTCTCGGCGCGCGGTCGCATTGTCATTGAAGACGGCGCGCGCCTGAGTGGCCCGGTCATCTCGGAAACGAGCGTGGTGGTTGGTGCCGCGGTGGTGGGTGTCGCCAGCAAGCGCACCACGGTCACGGCACCGCGCGTGGAACTGCGCACGGGAGCGACCGTGTACGGGGCCGTCATGGCGGGCGACGGCGGCGCGTCGGTGAAGTAG
- the rpsG gene encoding 30S ribosomal protein S7, translating to MSRRKSAVKRSVLPDARYDSQTVSKFINVLMIQGKKSTAEGIFYSAMDIVEAKTAQPGVAVFKQALNNLKPVVEVKSRRVGGATYQVPVEVRQDRRTALAMRWLISYSRDRNEKSMNEKLANEVLAASKGEGNAIKKKEDTHRMAEANKAFAHYRW from the coding sequence ATGAGCCGCCGCAAAAGCGCAGTAAAGCGCAGCGTGTTGCCTGACGCGCGCTACGACAGCCAGACCGTTTCCAAGTTCATCAACGTCCTGATGATTCAGGGCAAGAAGTCCACTGCCGAAGGCATCTTCTACAGCGCGATGGACATCGTGGAAGCGAAGACGGCACAGCCCGGTGTGGCCGTGTTCAAGCAGGCGCTCAACAATCTCAAGCCGGTGGTGGAAGTGAAGAGCCGTCGCGTCGGTGGTGCCACCTATCAGGTGCCCGTCGAAGTGCGTCAGGATCGTCGCACCGCGCTGGCCATGCGGTGGCTCATCAGCTACTCGCGTGATCGCAACGAGAAGAGCATGAACGAGAAGCTGGCCAACGAAGTGCTGGCGGCCAGCAAGGGCGAAGGTAACGCCATCAAGAAGAAAGAAGACACGCACCGCATGGCGGAAGCGAACAAGGCGTTCGCGCACTATCGCTGGTAG
- a CDS encoding glycosyltransferase family 2 protein has protein sequence MILTLANIGLWICIGVLAVYTLRHYFFTLNRLFGRHRQPYVDVIQADWPMLTVFVPAHNEGRVIRDSLDALLSVDYPADKLRIIPIDDRSKDDTRAIMQEYADAYPDRVFPFLRDGGVPGKAAALAEAMFENAGEIYMVFDADYIPGPRLLKQLAAPFFDAEVGAVMGRVVPLNVGKSLLTRLLDLERAGGYQVDQQARMNLRLIPQYGGTVGGVRRVALEQVGGWRIDSLAEDTDLTVRLVMNGWDVVYQNRSECYEEVPETWEVRIRQIKRWAKGHNQALVRYVAALMRNRRALPWWQVLDGVLLLGVFVVPLVLLMGWVCTITLFYAGYPPEWGRLTVLAISSFNTVGNFAAFFQVATASRLDGSRERIRMLPFLLLGFLVSTLSVARASLSRASWFRGRPVEWQKTERYRTARTKSALPGKGDV, from the coding sequence CGGGCTCTGGATCTGCATCGGCGTGCTCGCCGTCTACACGCTGCGGCACTATTTCTTCACGCTCAACCGGCTGTTCGGACGTCATCGCCAGCCGTATGTGGACGTGATCCAGGCCGACTGGCCGATGCTCACCGTGTTCGTGCCGGCGCACAACGAAGGGCGCGTCATCCGTGACTCGCTCGACGCGCTGTTGTCGGTGGACTATCCGGCCGACAAGCTGCGCATCATCCCCATCGACGATCGGTCGAAGGACGACACACGCGCCATCATGCAGGAGTACGCGGACGCGTATCCCGATCGGGTGTTCCCCTTCCTGCGCGACGGTGGAGTGCCCGGCAAGGCCGCCGCGTTGGCGGAAGCGATGTTCGAGAATGCCGGCGAGATCTACATGGTGTTCGATGCCGACTACATCCCGGGACCTCGTCTGTTGAAGCAGTTGGCCGCGCCCTTCTTCGACGCCGAAGTGGGCGCGGTGATGGGACGCGTCGTGCCGCTCAATGTCGGCAAATCGCTGCTCACACGATTGCTCGATCTGGAACGTGCGGGCGGCTATCAGGTGGATCAACAGGCGCGCATGAACTTGCGGCTCATCCCGCAGTACGGCGGCACGGTGGGCGGCGTACGTCGCGTGGCGCTGGAACAGGTGGGCGGCTGGCGCATCGACTCACTGGCCGAAGACACCGATCTCACGGTGCGTCTGGTCATGAACGGCTGGGACGTGGTGTACCAGAATCGGTCGGAATGCTACGAGGAAGTGCCGGAAACGTGGGAAGTGCGCATCCGGCAAATCAAGCGATGGGCCAAGGGGCATAATCAGGCGCTGGTGCGTTACGTGGCCGCGCTCATGCGCAACCGCCGCGCGTTGCCATGGTGGCAGGTGTTGGACGGTGTGTTACTGCTGGGCGTGTTCGTGGTACCCCTCGTGCTGCTCATGGGCTGGGTTTGCACTATCACGCTCTTCTATGCCGGCTATCCGCCCGAATGGGGTCGCCTCACCGTGCTGGCCATTTCGTCATTCAATACCGTCGGCAACTTTGCGGCGTTCTTTCAGGTGGCCACCGCCAGTCGACTCGATGGCTCGCGTGAGCGCATTCGCATGCTGCCGTTTCTGCTGCTGGGCTTTCTCGTGAGCACGCTCTCCGTGGCCCGCGCCTCGTTGTCACGGGCGTCGTGGTTCCGCGGTCGCCCGGTGGAATGGCAGAAAACCGAACGCTATCGCACCGCGCGCACCAAGTCGGCGCTGCCCGGCAAGGGAGACGTTTGA
- a CDS encoding 30S ribosomal protein S12, with protein sequence MPTINQLVRRARKDVVEKSKAPALKSNPFKRGVCTRVYTTTPKKPNSALRKVARVRLTNQLEVTAYIPGEGHNLQEHSIVLVRGGRVKDLPGVRYHIVRGTLDASGVNGRNQSRSKYGTKRPKKGAAAAGAKKK encoded by the coding sequence ATGCCAACCATCAATCAGCTGGTCCGTCGCGCCCGAAAGGACGTGGTGGAGAAGTCCAAAGCGCCCGCGCTGAAAAGCAATCCGTTCAAGCGTGGTGTGTGCACGCGCGTCTACACGACGACGCCCAAGAAGCCCAACTCGGCGCTGCGCAAAGTTGCGCGTGTTCGTCTCACGAACCAGCTCGAGGTCACCGCGTACATCCCCGGCGAAGGCCACAACCTGCAGGAGCACTCGATCGTGCTCGTGCGTGGTGGTCGTGTGAAGGACTTGCCGGGTGTGCGCTATCATATCGTTCGCGGCACGCTCGACGCATCGGGCGTGAACGGACGTAACCAGAGCCGTTCCAAGTACGGCACCAAGCGTCCCAAGAAGGGCGCCGCCGCCGCAGGAGCCAAGAAGAAATGA